CGCCGAGTTCGCCCCGGGCATGAAGAGCATCGACGACGCCCTCGAGCTGCGCGGCCGGATCTTCGGCGCCTTCGAGATGGCCGAGCTCGGCGCGAGCCGCGGCGACGACGTCGACCACCTGCTGACCTTCGTCGTCGTCGGCGCCGGCCCCACCGGTGTGGAGATGGCCGGCCAGATCGCCGAGCTCGCGCACCACACCCTGCGCAAGGACTTCCGTGCGATCAACACCCGCCAGGCCCGCGTCGTGCTCGTCGACGCCGCCCCGCAGGTGCTGCCGCCGTTCGGTGCCAAGCTCGGCGAGAAGGCCCAGCGCGAGCTGGAGAAGCTCGGCGTCGAGGTGATGCTCGGCGGCATGGTCACCGAGGTCGACGAGCGTGGGCTCGAGGTCAAGTTCAAGGACGGCCGGGTCGAGCGCATCAACTCGGTCGCCAAGATCTGGGCGGCCGGCGTGCAGGCCAACCCGCTCGGCAAGACGCTGTCGGAGCAGACCGGCGCTCCGCTGGACCGGGCCGGCCGGATCGCGGTCAACCCCGACCTCACGCTCCCCGGGCACCCCGAGGTGTTCGTCGTCGGCGACATGATCGCCCTCGACAACCTCCCGGGCGTCGCGCAGGTGGCGATCCAGGGGGCGAAGTACGCCGCCAAGGAGATCCGCAACCGGGTCGAGAACAAGCCCCCGCAGGGCCCCTTCAAGTACTTCGACAAGGGCTCGATGGCGATCATCAGCCGCTTCCGCGCGGTCGCCATGGTCGGCAAGCTGCGGATCACGGGCATCGCGGCCTGGCTGATGTGGCTCGGCGTGCACCTCGTCTACCTCACCGGCTTCAAGAACCAGGTCTCCGCGCTGATGCGCTGGGCGATCACCTTCGTCAGCAACAACCGCTCCGAGCGCACCACCACCGAGCAGCAGATCTTCGCCCGGGCCGCGCTCGCGCGCCTGCGTCGCGGTGCGGCGGACCTGGTCTCCGACCCGGGGATGTACGACGCCACGCGGGCGATGATGGAGGAGACCCGTCGTCAGGAGCTCGAGGCGGCAGCGGCCCGCGAGGCCGAGCTGACCGACTCCGGCGCGCGCGGGGTGCACGCGGACCACTGAGCCGCGCGTCGGCGCCGGACGGCGTGCAGCCCGGCGAGGAGCGCGAGCAGCAGGACCGTGCCGACGAGCCACGGGAGCGCGCCGGGACCGCTCGGCGCAGGCTCGGTCGGCGGCACGGCCGGGAGGGCGGTCGCGGTGCCGGCCCCGGAGGCGACCGCGAAGCGCAGCCCGCCGGTGACGACGTGCCCGTCGGCGGCCACCACCCGGTA
This genomic interval from Nocardioides palaemonis contains the following:
- a CDS encoding NAD(P)/FAD-dependent oxidoreductase — its product is MTQTQATRHKVVVIGSGFGGLFGTKALRRADVDVTVVAKTTHHLFQPLLYQVATGILSEGEIAPPTREVLSNQDNAKVLLGEVVDIDLEARTVTSRVLGRDTVTSYDSLLVAAGASQSYFGNDHFAEFAPGMKSIDDALELRGRIFGAFEMAELGASRGDDVDHLLTFVVVGAGPTGVEMAGQIAELAHHTLRKDFRAINTRQARVVLVDAAPQVLPPFGAKLGEKAQRELEKLGVEVMLGGMVTEVDERGLEVKFKDGRVERINSVAKIWAAGVQANPLGKTLSEQTGAPLDRAGRIAVNPDLTLPGHPEVFVVGDMIALDNLPGVAQVAIQGAKYAAKEIRNRVENKPPQGPFKYFDKGSMAIISRFRAVAMVGKLRITGIAAWLMWLGVHLVYLTGFKNQVSALMRWAITFVSNNRSERTTTEQQIFARAALARLRRGAADLVSDPGMYDATRAMMEETRRQELEAAAAREAELTDSGARGVHADH